DNA from Daphnia pulicaria isolate SC F1-1A chromosome 3, SC_F0-13Bv2, whole genome shotgun sequence:
CTGTCGGATTTTCGTATGAGCAAAAATCCGGTTGAATGTCCCAGTGTTTCCGGTACCACAGGGTCGAAAGGATGGACCTACCCGAATCTACCGAATACCGAAGTAGATTCTTCGACCTATCAACGCGGCGATGTATTTATTCTGGGTTGCTTTTTCCATTACGTTTTAACCAATGGCAAACATCCATTCGACGATAACAGCGACACTCGAAGGAATAACATCAATAattctaaatattttgtttatcgTGATAACTGGAATCCAAAAGATCCAAACATTGGAAAAGAAGCCATCGCTCTTCTAAAGGATATGATTAAATTTCAGCTGAAAGATATCTGCACTCTAGACGAGATCTTCAGATCACGTTATTTTTCACCGGTTAATTTTTACCAGCTCTACAATCTGCCTCTGCCGGATGTCAAACCGGGGCTGTGCGTCATAATCAACCAGGAGATTTTCGAAACTGTAATCAATTTCTTATATTGATagataatatttatttaaacgcCCATTCATTTATTGGAGTCAACTTTTTTCAGGAAGGCAATAATCGCACTGGAACTAATTTCGACGAAGATTCTTTGAAATGTGTATTCATGCAATTGGGATTTGACGTGAGAATTTTCAAGGATTTGAAAGCTAAGAATCTTTGCTACTGCGTCGAAGATTTGGCAAGGCAAGATTTCTCTTCTTACGCCAGTCTCGTTGTTTGTATCCTGTCGCATGGAGATGAGGGTGTCGTTGAAGGAGTCGATGGTGAAAGCATTAAGATCAATAAACTAAAGTATAAATTCAACAGCAATGACTGCCCCACTCTAAACGGCAAGCCCAAAATTTGGATCATACAAGCCTGCCAGGGTAAAGGCATACAATACCCCATACAAACAAAGGGTGCCAAAGGTATAGAAAAAGTTATACAGCAATTCTTATTAAACAAATAGTAATGCAGAACTTTTTGTCCTAGGCTACGCATCCTCCAAGTCAGATCATATCATTCCGCAACAGGAGTTTTGTGAAATGCCTGTTCCGATCAAGAAGCCAAAAGGTTTACTAAATATGCtccaaataaatgtaaaataataatactgaTCATTTAAACAACGAATTGTCTAAATTAGTAAtaccggaagaaaaaaaacctgattTGAAAGAGAAGAGTAAGCCTACTACGTCAGAAGAGAACAAGGATAAACGACCACCTTTGATGGATTTTCTCGATATAAGAGCTTCTATTTCTGGTTATCAATCTTTTCGCAACACAGCAGACCGTGGTATATAATTTTAGAGcacaattttattgttttttcaatttttacgtTATAAGGTCTGCTgtgattgtttctttttatataattttacagGAACTTACCTGATTTATTACCTGTGCAAAGAAATGACCAACGAATATTTGAGTCTGAATAGTAATTCAAACCAGGAACCAAAATCACTTGAAGATATCCTCAAAATCGTGCAAAACCACATTACtgctgaaacgttttttctgtTAAATCCCAATGATACAGAAGGGGTTGAAGTGAAGCAGACTATCGAATGGAGAGCGTCTTTGAGTGACAagattacatttaaaaaagccGATATTCCCGGAACAGTGAccaatatttcaatttcaacacCAGAACCCCCACAACCGTGGGATAATATATTGACACCCATTAAatcatttctaaaaaataactttttttcaaagtgaaaTTGACCAATTCACAGGTGGCGGTACCACCCAGAACATTTAAAAAGTTAATGTGGTTTTTAGACATACTGaaaaaagtattgaaatatatatatttttttgctaCTTTGGTGTTTTTGGTCTTTATAAACTCGTGTTATTTGTGGTAGCATAAGTGGTCATCGTCAAAGGTATATACTATACGTCTTTCTTGCTCAAGAGtgtaaaacctttttttttcgtttaacgTCAAGTAGAAGTTAACAGACATTTTTTGCGATTAGcctatatattttctttttcctcttgtcTACATGCCTTACTAGCACTAAAATCGggtataatttttgaaaataagctTTGCCATAGTTCTAACTGCTAATGATAGATGGGGTGTGAGGAAATTGCACTTGAAAATTCTTATTAATATTCAAATCTGATAAATGGGAATGGGTGTGAATAGATAAAATTTGGTCAACaacgtcaaaaaaaaaaaataaaaaaaaaaaaaataataataataataataataatatttaaacaaaataaccaGAAGGCGATAATGCGAATTggatttggtaaaaaaaattcataaaatactattatttcttaattcttatttatttcagtAACATGACATGCGTAAATTATGTAGCGCCTTTTGGTaagggaaaattttttaacatgTATATTCGCATATAGTCTGCGTGTACAGATAAGATAAGACGGTGGTTTACGTTCAAAATTCCATCTAATCTAATGCTTCCTTTGAATTGTGAAATGGATTCAGTACTGTAGccgcaacattttttaaaaattatttactttCTCAGTCTACTACCGGCATTGTGGTCTTAGATAACTGCCATCTTTTTCCTGTAATTTGGGAGCTGCTTTTAATAAGTAGTTTTCGCTCAACTGCAGTGTCAGCAGCACACAGATTAACGTCCGGAGGGCATAAAAAAGGAGTCAAAGTatgctcaaaatttaaatatttgtatcATATGTTAAGTATCCCTAATAAGATCAATATTTCCTCCGTAACTGAAAATAGATGTCGTATTTattatgaatttgaatttggtgaCGAGAAATCTGATCGGTGAATCTTATTGGCGCTGATATCAGTATCTTTTCGTGGTTATTTGACGAAAAAAGTTTTCCAACTGTCATCTGTATTTCTTTTATAAGCATCGCTTTTAGTTATTCTAACTTAGTATCATAGAACTTTCGCTTTGTGTTCCCCTTATCTCATACAGTTTAGTATGTTGTGGAGACTGAAGAATGTAGCGTCATAAAAATGACTGTGACACTGGTGACAGTATACTTCGCAAACGGATTAATTTATGCTAATGCGAAAAAATGCCTCCAGCTGGAAAATCGGTTTGCCATATTAGGATTCGTCTGAGACTAGGAATCAAGCGCTCCTTCGTTGCATCAAGGACAACGTAACACGACACAAACATCTAATGGTGTGATTCTGATAAAATTGGAGACAGCCGCTTTGGTTTCAACCCATTGACGCTTCATAGAGAGAGGATCTTCTATAAAGTCCACTTGAGATTGTTGCAACGTATTCATATTCAGTTTAGCTACAAAACATATACGTTGTCGTCACATTTACAAAAACAAGTGGCACGAACGGCTTGCCATATGTTGCAACCTATTCAGTCTATATAACCTAGCTACAAAGTGCAGACCCTCAATTCTAAATTTCCCAGAACTTTTTCCTATTAAACACAACTCAAGAAAATTGTCCCGAGAATTCGAACTGAGAACTCGAATACAAATTTaggtaaattcaaattttcttttgaatattatAGAATATTGTATCAGACATAGATAAGTACTAATTAAGTATCTAAGTGACACATGCAGTTGAAGTTTGAACATTACATTTGTTCGTTCATGATGAATTTTCGGTGATATAACTAAATCTGTATATAGGATTTCCCTGTGATCGCCTCTCTTAAATTACTATATAAACCTCAAAATATATACATCAATTAAATATGGCTGATGATGAGgaaccaaaaggaaagaaattaaagaaccaacatggtaatttttttctctaggAAACGGCATATTATAGCTATCCTAAATTAATCATTATTAATTTTGTGAATTCATTTAAAGAATTGGACGGAAAAATCATCGAAGTTAATATTGGAAAATTAACATGCTATAAATCAAATGGAAAGTTCTCTAAAACACCAAAGacaaattgtcaaattttccGTGGTaagtttgaaaatgaaacaaaagtcTTCATCCGACGGTTTGATAAGGATAGATTACCAAAAAGTGGTGAAGAGAAAGATAAAGAGTACATACGAGACATGGAACTCCTTCGTCAACCAGACAGAACGTCGCACATGCACGAAAACTTCACTCGTTATTTCTGCTGTGAACAGGATGACAACTTTTAGTAAGGAATTTTTATCGATTCTACATTTACTTTAGTAATAATgtgcaaaatttgaaatagctACGTCGCAATTGAATGGTGCATTTGCTCCGTGGAGGATCTTTACGTTCGTGATAGGAAGGGATACGATTGGGAAGGAAATGAGATTGCCACGGATTTAATAAAGGCatcgctgaaaaaaaaagaaatattacgaCAAGCCACTAAAGGAGTTGCATTTTTACATGCGATGGGGTTTGTCCACCGAAACTTAAAGCCCAGTAATTTTTTGATCGCTCAGATTCAgctagagaaaacaaaagataagataagattcAAATACTTGGTCAAAGTGTCGGACTTTCGAATGAGTAAAGATTTAGTAACGGACACTGGTCATTCTGGGCAAAGAGGATCGGAAGGATGGACTTCTCCCTATCCTTCCAAGCATGATGCTAATAACGACACACAGCATCCTACCACATCTGAAATCAATAACGTTACGGATAGAATTAAAACACACCCTTccgaagatgtgtttattctcGGCTGCTTTTTCCACTACGTTTTGACCGATGGCATACATCCATTCGACCGATTCGACGATACTGaccgaaaaacaaacatcaatAATAAGGATTATGAAGTCTATAAACCCGAATGGACAGCACCAGAAATTAAAACTGGTGACCAAACAGAAACTGCTAAAGAATTGCAGCAAGCTGTCAGTCTTATAAAGGACATGATTAAATTCAAGCCAGAAGACAGACCAGCTCTCGAAACGATTCTTGATCGGGCTTACTTTTTACCTGATGATTACTACAAACTGTACGATTTACCGGAAATAAAACCGGGACTCTGCGTGATCTTCAATCAAGAAATTTtcgaaaaggtaaaaatgttgTTATAAGTTGGTTTAAATcgaattatattttaaaaaaatttgtcataTTGCAGAAGGCAGACAACCGATACGGCAccgaagaagacaaaaatgctttaacagacgtttttaaaaaattcggtTTTGACGTGAAAACCCACGACAACTTAAAGGCGCAACAACTTTGCGACGAAATCAACAAATTGGCGGAAAGAGACGAGTTTCAGGAGTATGCTTGTCTTGTTGTTTGCATTCTTTCACACGGTGATGAAGGAACAGTTTGTGGCACAGATAAACTCAATCCGGAGGTATCGATTGAGGATGCCAAGAAACAATTCAACAATTTCAATTGCCCCACCCTAAGTGGCAAGCCCAAGATTTGGATCATTCAAGCCTGCCAGGGGAATCTAGAACAAGAAGATTTGAAAGAAATAACACCGCCACTTAAACCGCTTGAACAAAAGATAACTACACCTGACCCCACCAATCAGGAGAATTCGCCTAATGCAggtattaatttattatttcttgtgATGAAATTATTGCTGTGTAAAGTGAAGTGCAGTGCTGTGCAAAGTAAATTTTGTCGGGCTGATGCCTAAATACATATTTGATTGGTTTATCTATTTAGATAGCGTCAGCCATGGTATTCAGCCACCGTTTCAATGCCAACCAATTGTTTCACAACCCCCAGATATTCCACAAGATATTCCACGACCTGCTGTGTCGGATATTCTTGATATAAGGGCCACAGTCCCTGGATTCGTAAGTTATCGTTACGAAGAAACAGGTAAATATTTAAACTCTTTAatgtcaaaagttttttttttgtttttttttttttagttctaatTTCTGATTTTATAAACAGGTAGCacgttgatagaaaatctttgcAAGCAACTGCGAGAGACATTCTTTAAAGAGGACGGTGAAAAATCGAATCGCCATTTAGAAGATTTACTTAAAATGGTTCAGAAATCAAttagtgaagaaaaaaaatttttcccggCAACTGAAgatgacaagaaaaaatttcaaactatGAAAAACATAGGCgtaatcatttatttaaaggaTTTAGAGCAGGTTACAGAAGAAGATGTAAAGAAGCACAACAAAATTGAtcgaacattcaaaaaatatttccataaGGGAACCAACAAACTTATATATTTTCGTCCTTGTAATAAGCAGACCATCGAGTGGCGTTCTACTTTGATGAATTTTATtaggtttgaaaaaaaataatgctaATTTTTccgattatttttttcaattatactGGCAAAATTAAGGGAGGGAAATGTAGTCTATTCTAATCTCCTAAAATCATTGGCTGTTCGAGAGATAGATAGTATACagatatatataaatacatttttataacTATCTAtagttataataattattaataattaatacatttattttaaaaatgtaggcCTAAGCTGTtttcaaaatgtcaaattATGCCATTGTAGTTATCAAGTTGTATCCTAGATgctaaaaatatttgaatagtCTACCACTAGATggctttgaaaatgaatatttgGTGGCAAGAGTGGGGAAAAAAGGTCGACTTGTTTTCACTGGTGCTGACGTAAGAAGCAATATCAACAATAAACGagtgccaaaagaaaaagaaaaaaataagaattgttgtGTCTATTTTGCGACTGAAAATATGTTTGGTAAATTGCTTCTCTTTTGGCGTCGTCGCCCACATTTATATGCGTCGCATATAGATTCCTCTCTCGGCAGTTGCAAAAGCAGCACCGGATGTTGGTTGTCATTAACGAAATGTATAAAAACGACGGAATAAGTCTCGaattaaaacatgaaaaaaactttctatttttccatgtaagaaacacaagaagaaaaagaagaggctaCCTACAAAAATCCCGTCATCAATCCAAAAGGAGAGAAACTAGCCCATCAAAAATCACCATCCATCCTACAATCAGCTCTTATTTGAATATTTACAGGAGGAGGAACCAGTTCCAACAATAAACACACAACCAGATTGAATCTTGTCGCAGTGTATATAATTCGGTCAACAGaaacagagaagaaaaagcgCTCAGAGCTCAGCTCTCTCCTGGCAGCAGCACTTTCTCGACTTTCcccgttttttgttgttcggcaaataaaaagagaaagaaaatgaaacaacaacaaccactgtCTCCTCCAACCGCAAATTccgtttcttcattttcactcTCCAGgcggaattttttgtttttaagattTTCCCCAGCAGCAGGCCgacacaaatttttgtttctctttcttttctcccgcGTGACTCACGCGGTGCGTTCATCACTCTCCTCTTGGGTTTCTTGTTAGTAATTCCTTGATTGCGTCAAATTACCAAGAGAGGGTGAATGAAATAACGAACCGgatgtttcattatttttctatatACACGCCAGAAAGGATATAATATAATAGTTCTGACTTTGCCTGATGGCGATATTATACAACACACTCAATGATCATAAAACTTTCCCCCGtttttctatatatttttttattttttcaaatttttctttaaaagatcaattcaaaagatttgttttctttctttcttctttcggtTGTTAAGTTCTAGCTGGTCGCTCGCAGAGCCTAGAGGCGGAAAAAATGAGGTCGGAGAAAGTGCAGAAATTGGGCTTGGCGCGTAGTTTTGAAAAGCAGCCGCTGCGTCGTCTGCTCTCATCCTACGGTATCCTTTCGTCGGGGAAATGGAAAAAGGGCGAGTGCGCGCCAcactagaaaaagaaacaacttgTCAGTCTATATTATTATACACGAATAGagttcttctctctccctttaACCTAGATTTTTTCGAGAGGAGGAGAAAGCTTTTGATGGACGTTCGTTTCGTCGGACAGGAAATCGCTGCAACTTTTTGATACATTCGTAAATAGGAATcactttggatttttttttttaaagttcgccaaggttgttttgtttatttaaaaaataaaataaaagagagggggggattCATATCCCAGGAATCAACAAAACGAGACGAGgttgtagcagcagcagcaaacgaTCGCTATACTTGCGTGAAAATTCAAGGCCATCTGGTGAGCGAAAAAAAACTTCCGTCTGTGCTGGCCGTCATAATAACTTTAGcgtcgaatgaaaaaaaatcgaaaagacTTCCGGGATCGATTCTCCCCGCCAGCCAACActctttcttatttaaaaaaaaatataatattaaaaataaataaatgcggGTCTCCTTCTTCGTTATTAACAAGTAaaagctcttttttctttctttctggtttCACGAAATCTTTTTCCTCATGGGAAAAGCCTTGGAGAAAGTACAGGAAGAATTTAGGGCGGGAAAAAACAACACGACAAGAAAAATTGTGCATGTTTTTTCCCGAacgaacgaaacaaaaaagggaaagcgtTATCTTGTGATTTGATTTAGCGCTTTTTTGGGGGATAAAAAAAGCAGCATTTAATTAATGAATGCAATTTGTATCCTTGCCGATAGACTTGGAATGTGTCCGACTCTCGGTTTCCGGACGTGATTCAAATGGCGAAATCGTGGGGGAATTTTGTTGTGCCTAGTATTTGAATCATGAATCATTCAAAAACGATTGTAAACAACATTGTAGTATGACGTCACCCGAGGGAATTATGGCGGCCAGCAACAGGTGGATGACGTCATCTGATTCATGGGCTCCTAGTAGTCGATTAGAgagaacttttttctttttaattcttcttcaTGAACTAAGCCACAAAAAAGTCGAGAAAGCCCATCCATAATCTTCTTCttactttatttatttggggggggggggggggaaattgaTTGTCCCAAAAAACTTTCTCGACGACAGAGAGAGGAGAAAgaagcaccaccaccacacaacTCTCTCCATGACGACTCTCacccattttctctctcccgatggtttttgattttcttctttttatttaattgccGTTGAGttgggaaaagatcaaagtgcGCTGACCGTCGGGCGCCAGCAGTGAAATGCGTTACATCTTCTCCGATGACAACTCTCTGAATCCAATCACCaaggaaaaatatgaaacattttttttatcttttattaaaATGTACCAACAATTTGACCGGACAAGGTCAAACTCGACGCGAATCGACGTTGGTTTCAACCAATGGACGAACcttttttccaattaaaaaaaatgggaattttgTTAAGACGTAGATAATAACGTAGTAAGTAGTTGATTAAAAATATCTCGTCTGCACCGGAAACGGCTAGATATTGgtcggataaaaaaaaaaaaaagtccacgTGACACACGTCGCCAATCTCTTCCAGTCGTCGATTCGATTGCCAGTCGCCCCGagagaagaagcagaagaaactTCCTCAtggcaaattcaattttctattcgcttctttctttctcgtttCGTGTGTGATTCATGAATCACGTTTTCGGTCGCTTGGTTTTCCAGTGTACGCATTTCGAGGGCTCCTCGTGTTTCGTGTAGCACCGTGCCGTGCCTTTGGGTACCCTACGGGGCGGCGGGAGAAACGGGGAAGTGTTGGGCAGCGCCGCCCTGGTGGCCGTCTGTTAACTTTCGCTTTCGTCACAGTCGAAATGACGTGACGTCAGATCCGCCCCGCCTCCTGGGCCTTCTCCCATTGGTCGCGTTtccttgttttaatttttccagtttttcaaGGACTTTGGAGGGCGACCAAGGCAGGGGAGAAAAAACCACAGAGAAGCGGCAGCAGCACTGTAgtctcccccccccaccccaccccccacTCTCTATCAGCTGTGCTGCGGAATATTGGGCATAAAGAGTGGGCCAGTGGGTTCGTTGCAGACCATTCGTACGCCAGTCTTCTTCACTCTCACTTGTCACACACACTTTGCAGCGGTGCACACTTATCTCGACTACAAGTCCTCCATCGGATTTATCTTTATAATTCCCAATCGGTGCCCCGTTTCATTATTTCGACATCATCTAGTTTGTGGATTTTCatcagaaggaaaaaaaaagaaaatgtcggcATTGGCGAGATCATTAAACGAATATCAGGTAAATTAAATACCAAAATTTGTCactgtgtgtttttttatgtaatttatAACACGAATCAAGGTCGTTCGTGACCAGCGGCCATGATAGATTTTTTGtcccctcctccctccccgATGATGATTATCTAAAAAAGTCCTGTGTGTTGAATAGTTAATGTCGTAGTGGTGCTGCTGCCAAGAGATGACTAGGAGAAAGTTGAGAGAGGGAATTCTTTCACCAGTTTTTCAACCACTAACCTGGTGACCTACCTGCACCCGAGACCCACTCTTGAACCGGCTCTTgtctattttctttccttcccaAAAAgtatcttattatttttatctgtCGAGAGACTTGCGCCACATTGGCCGATAAGAAAAACTGTGAACGGCCAGTCGATGGATATTTTTCGTGTCCTGTCTTGTCCACGTGATTGAGGGAAAACTTCCGGGCACGAGGtgcacgtgtgtgtgtgtgcaaaggGAAGCCATTGCGACACTTTCGCGTGCCGatcatcttttcttcttcttcttgtttcgttTGGGAACGTTGATTCAATTAAGTCAACTTTCTACTAGCtgtagggagagaaaaagagaaaatgttggaCAAAGGGAAAATGAGGAAGGGAGGCCTACTGACCTACTTGTTGCTCTCTCGTCCACTCCGCCCTCTTTCTCTTGGAGATggcagaggggggggggaaggagtCGCGCAATTTTCACCTCGATACTTTCTAACTGGGAAAAATAGAATTGGACGGACGTTAGAgctctttccattcttcagTCGCCTTCCAGCTTCCGTGCTGGACGTGTCGtgcatcttttttctctcattgGATAACTCCAAATCTCTACCAACAACCAACACGAAATGCCTTCAACTTTGTCCCGTAGTTATTCGGTGCCAGTGAGCTTTGTTCCGACACAGCCGACACGTTCGAAGGATGTTGCGGCGTCGACcgtaagtttttatttttttttttttgcccggaCACACCCGGAATTCGACATTACATGACCTCGATATCGAATTGGCCAGCTTTTTGGGCTGCAACAACATTATTGGGAAAGACCTTGTGCGCATTCaaggatttttatttattttttgattaaatcttattttttatttatttatttattctattATTAGATGAATCATCAGATTGACCCGAAAGCGGTGGGTGCTCACAGGCCGTTGAGTCGTCGCCGTTCTAATCCTCCGGGCAGCCCAGATTCGGACGAGGGCAGCCTCTTTGGAGCTGATTCGCTATCGTCGTTATCATCTCTGCTGACGAATCAATTGCAGCAACACAATAATCATTCaactttgatgatgcaattgcATCGAAGCGGTCACCGCAAACTGGACAGGAGCCACAGCGAGCCGGTGGTCGATCGATCTGCCCAATTggcccagcagcaacagcaaatcaatcagcagcagcaatccaATTCCAGCCGCTACAAGACGGAGCTGTGCCGACCTTACGAAGAGAATGGAACCTGCAAATATGGCGACAAATGCCAATTTGCTCACGGATTTCACGAGCTTCGCAGTCTCATCCGTCACCCCAAATACAAGACGGAATTGTGCCGCACTTTCCACACCATCGGCTTTTGCCCCTACGGCCCACGTTGCCATTTCGTCCACAATGCCGAAGAGGCTCGCAACAAttcgccaccaccaccggccACCAAGAACAACAATAGCAACAACAATCAACACGCTCATCGTGGTAAATTCACTCTTCCGGCCGGAGTGGTTGGAATGGGTGGCAATGGATCGACGGCTGATTCTCCGTCTCCTCCGTCGTCATTGAGCGAGTCTCCGACCTCAATGAGCACTTTCTTCTCGGATGACATGTATCCGGGCAACCCGTTTTCACCAATGGGAccctcatcatcttcatcttcgtcTGGATTGGGCAACGCGTCCGCCTTCCTGTTTGGATCGACCGATTTCGGTTTGCCGCTCTTTTCCTCTGGAAAGGCCAACAGTTACTCGTCGGCcttcaacaataacaacaacagcagcaccaacaacaacaatttgaaGCGTTCGGTGACTTCGACTGGCAAGAATTTTATTCCGGAATTGGACTCGCCTTCACCGGTGGGCTCTTTGGCTTCCGACTTGGATTCGCTGAGTCTGGGCAGCAcgagctgcagcagcagcagcaatggcgGCACTAGCCCTCCACCATCCATCTCCAGCCCGATGGATACTTCACGCGCTCTCCGGCTCCCCATTTTCAGCCGCATCTCCGAGACTTTGAACGAAGAttaagaaaatctaaattgCAAAAAGGGGGGATTAtttctacaacaacaacaacaacataccaCATGCTATTTACTAATCAACTTTGAGGTATttacactaaaaaaaaaagaaaaagaaaaaaaaaaaaacaatccggAAGTGTGTGGGTGTGCGCGTAAGAGAGAAGGGTGTTTGTGGCTTTATATATTTCGATGCCACTGTGATAGAAAatgattcaaatatttttttgtttctttttttgagaaaaaaaaatcagaccaAAACATGCAAAAGATTTTTGACTTCCCCTCCCCCACcccaatgtatttttttttctttttcattcaagGGCCTGTGTCGTAAGTTATAAATGTTTTTGACCAAGAAGAAACATGTTGTCCTTCTCCAAACCGCCCCCCACACCAACCCCGGACCAAAAAGCGAATGTGTAATCCCCCTCCAAAACCGTCGTCGTAGTAGGTGTTATGTTATTTATGCAGTTTATTTATAATATgaggtattttcttttttttttctacactttcattatttctctttaattCTTATTCATTTAGTCAGGGAGCGTAAGTTAATAATTaacgggacttttttttttcttttttttaatttcaat
Protein-coding regions in this window:
- the LOC124329379 gene encoding mRNA decay activator protein ZFP36L1-like isoform X1 — its product is MPSTLSRSYSVPVSFVPTQPTRSKDVAASTMNHQIDPKAVGAHRPLSRRRSNPPGSPDSDEGSLFGADSLSSLSSLLTNQLQQHNNHSTLMMQLHRSGHRKLDRSHSEPVVDRSAQLAQQQQQINQQQQSNSSRYKTELCRPYEENGTCKYGDKCQFAHGFHELRSLIRHPKYKTELCRTFHTIGFCPYGPRCHFVHNAEEARNNSPPPPATKNNNSNNNQHAHRGKFTLPAGVVGMGGNGSTADSPSPPSSLSESPTSMSTFFSDDMYPGNPFSPMGPSSSSSSSGLGNASAFLFGSTDFGLPLFSSGKANSYSSAFNNNNNSSTNNNNLKRSVTSTGKNFIPELDSPSPVGSLASDLDSLSLGSTSCSSSSNGGTSPPPSISSPMDTSRALRLPIFSRISETLNED
- the LOC124329379 gene encoding mRNA decay activator protein ZFP36L2-A-like isoform X2, whose product is MSALARSLNEYQMNHQIDPKAVGAHRPLSRRRSNPPGSPDSDEGSLFGADSLSSLSSLLTNQLQQHNNHSTLMMQLHRSGHRKLDRSHSEPVVDRSAQLAQQQQQINQQQQSNSSRYKTELCRPYEENGTCKYGDKCQFAHGFHELRSLIRHPKYKTELCRTFHTIGFCPYGPRCHFVHNAEEARNNSPPPPATKNNNSNNNQHAHRGKFTLPAGVVGMGGNGSTADSPSPPSSLSESPTSMSTFFSDDMYPGNPFSPMGPSSSSSSSGLGNASAFLFGSTDFGLPLFSSGKANSYSSAFNNNNNSSTNNNNLKRSVTSTGKNFIPELDSPSPVGSLASDLDSLSLGSTSCSSSSNGGTSPPPSISSPMDTSRALRLPIFSRISETLNED